Within the Hevea brasiliensis isolate MT/VB/25A 57/8 chromosome 2, ASM3005281v1, whole genome shotgun sequence genome, the region GCTGACTCTCTCAACCTATTGGTCATTGATAATGATTCTTGATTATATCTCTACTTTTTTGTAACTTCAGGAAATAAAACTAGTAGTTGTTGCTATAACCATTTTATCAATTTATAGTGGTCCAATCTTAAGCATTGTGAAAGATGAAAGATTCCATCAACAATGATATGTAGAGGGATAGAAAATCATTGCCTTTTATTTTTAAGGGCTGCGATATATATAGCATTTATTGTGCTGGTTTGCTGCCGTGGCAGCTGGTAGCCCAAGGTTTATGAGACTTATTGATACCCCATCAACATTTGGCTGTTTATTTGTTGGAAGTTCCTTCGTTGCCTAATTTTCTGCTTGTTTTAGTTTTTCTATGAGAAGTTTCAGAATGATAACACCATTATCCTACTGTGTTTTTAAGTTATAATACTTTGTTGAATATAGCTTTGTGTACTCTGGAAGAAAAGCGACAGGCTTACTGGCCCATCTTCTAAATCGTAACTTTGCTGTGACACAATAATAGTTGAAGAATTGGGTTGGTTATGATTTCGATTTCTTTAGTGATGACCACTTGTCAACAGAACATGGTTACAGCAAATGCCAGGAAGAGTGAGAATCTTTAGTACTAAGGTTGTAGCAAGATTCTAGGAGTAAaattgatgtcataattccagtTAAAGATTTTAATAGTACCTATTTTAGGAGGAAATTTGGGAATCAATTATTTAAGGTTTATTTTCCCCTCATAGGTGCATTAGGGTCTCTCGTAAGCATTTTGAATGATTGGTATTAAGTTATTAATTATTGAATGTGATAAAATTGAATTTCCTGAAAAttgttttctcttttctttggctTGATTCCATATTAAAAACAATCAAAGACTTGAATATGAGAACTTAAACATATTCATTTCCACTTTCCAGTAAGTTGGGTGTCAGTAATTGAGAACATTAGATTGCTCATGAACTGCTGCTGTTATGCACGTAAGTACCTGGGCATGTAGTTCAATCTTTACTCTTGCAAGTTATTTTATTTTGGTTTAAATAAAGTTGGATGCTAATGATAAGAAGATAAAACCAAACATACGACATCTTTATGCaattcttgtttttctttctggGTGTACAGATAGCATACTATGTGGGTGTCCAGATTGAAGAAGGGTGTAAGAGCCAGGAGTGGCATGGATTGAACGCTGAGATGAGGCAGCTTAGTTGCGTAGGTGCAGTGAGGGTAGCTGTAAGGAGTTCATCAATTGGTACTGGCTCCTCTAAGTAATAGTATATAACTTCAATATTCTTTGATGCTCTTTACCGGATTTGAAAGAGAGAATTAATACTCACCCTGAGATTCAACCATCTCATCTTGTAAAGTCTGGAATTGGGGAAATAGTTTGTTACCCTGATGGTGACATTGTCCATATATAAAAATATCTTGAGGATTCCTGTGTGTTTCAGCTATTACACTTGGTAACATAGAGTTGAAATGTGCTCCATTGTCTTTACCATACAAATTCTGAAAGCAAACTATTGTAGTGTGAGGCTAAcaaatcaaatctatttaattcGATTTGTTGATTTCATAGAGAAAGCCCCTTTAATCCAAGCCGAGATCTTAAATcaatataaaacaaaaatatcTAACGTTTCAAAATCCAGAAAATTGAGTTTACTAGGATAACCTAAAacttcaatgaatatcaataaactaGAAAAGTAACATCCCTAAACTTCAATTCAATCAATACCCAAAATTACAATAAGCAAATTTAATGATCAGCGAAgcaaaatttcaaaaaataatcCAAGTCCATTCAACTCCAAAAGATGGTATTCATCACAAATAAATATACAACACTTTAAAATTTTTGTTTGCTAAGAAATCAAAGCAACTAGAAAAGAAAGGGATACAAAGGTGAATGgactaaaaataattatattcaaataataaattgtcATGAATTTAACAAATAGCATCGGTGGTCTCATGGACGAAGAGGAGAAATTAGAGTATTTCtattatttcatataaaatatctTATGTGAAATGGTAGATTAATAATTAAACAAACGCATTTAgtagattaaaaaaattataaatagttatttttttaataaaaaaataattataattatataattatttttatttttattttattaatttatcatttcATGCTTCTGTTATCCCATGGTTTATTTTGTCAACTTTGATCGTTggtacattattattattattattattattttattgatgGGATTTGGGATAAATTCTCAGATTTTGAATTCTCTCAGATAGATTTATTTGGGATAGCAGAGAGGAACAGTACGCACTGGTCATTGGGTTGCTGAATTCTTTTTTTTCTATAGTTCAAGAATCAATTCATCGATTTAAATcgattttttgataaaaaaaaattaaaagagtaaaaaattaaatttatatttattaaattatatatttttaatcattaaattaaataaaattaaataatctaatcgatttatttttatttaattaatttcttaaattcattttggtttgatttgcaataatcacaattaaaattttcagttttggttgaATTAGAAACCGATCCTACCGTTAGCTCTTGAGACATGCACGCTGCCACTAGCAAATGAACCAAAACGGAAATCAACCATAGAGACCCTTTTTCGCCACCGACCACAGAAGGAAAGCTGCTCGCTAGCTCTCTTTATCTCCAATACAGAAATCCTCTAAAACCCTCTTTCCCTATTAACCATATCAAACCTTCTCTCTATCTGTCTAACCCCAAGAAACTCTCCAATGGCGATCAAGAACCTTACTTTTCTCATCTTTCCTCTTATTTTCTCTTTGCTTATGCTCTGCTCTCAACATCTTGCGCACAGTGCGTcggttttctcaaccacaacagGGGGGCGATGGGTCCTTCTCCAAGAAAGCATAGGCATTTCTGCCATGCACATTCAGGTCCTCAAGAACAACAAGGTCATCATCTTTGATCGCACTGATTTTGGCGCCTCCAACCTTTCTCTTCCTGACGGCAACTGCGGCTATATCGATGAGACTGTCAGACCCAAAGATTGCACTGCACATTCTGTCCTCTACGACATCGCTTCCAACTCATTCCGTCCTCTCACCATCCTAACCAACACCTGGTGCTCTTCAGGGGCTGTCGATCCCAACGGCACTCTTATCCAAGCCGGCGGCGACAAAAAAGGTGAGCGCGTAATTCGTTCATTCACGCCCTGCGATGATAATTCTTGCGACTGGGTTGAGTTCTCTGCGCCCCTCTTGAGCCGGAGATGGTACGCCAGTAGTCAGATACTCCCTGATGGTCGCATCATTATTGTTGGTGGCAGAAGGGTTTTTACCTACGAGTTTTATCCCAAGAATTTTAAAATACGGGATAACATTTTCTTGCATTTCTTGGTAAAAACCAAAGATCCACAAGAAGAGAACAATCTTTATCCCTTTTTACACCTCTTGCCTGACGGGAATCTTTTCATTTTTGCCAATAATCGGTCTATCTTGCTTGATTATACGAGAAACAAGGTGATCAAGGAGTACCCAGTTTTGCCCTACGGTGCTAGGAACTTCCCTTGCACCGGCTCTTCCGTTTTGCTTCCTCTCCAGTTAAACAGAGGGACTGACATGGCTGAATTACCACAAGCGGAGGTGATGATCTGCGGTGGCTCAAAGCCCGGTTCGTATGTCAAGGCTTACATGGAGCACGTTTACGACGAAGCGTCGAGGACATGTGGGAGGTTAAAAGTGACAGACCCGAAACCCAATTGGAGCATGGAGCTCATGCCCACTCCGCGGGTCATGAACGACATGTTATTATTACCCACCGGTGCCGTCATCATTATCAACGGCGCCACTAATGGCAGCGCTGGCTGGAACGACGCCGTGAACCCGGTTTTCCACCCTTTTCTATACCTCCCTGAAGAGAATCCGGCCCAGAGATTCGTGGTCCTGAACCCATCGAACATTCCAAGAATGTACCACTCCACAGCAGCGCTTTTGCCAGATGGAAGGATCCTAGTGGGTGGAAGCAATCCACACCCAACGTACAACTTCACAGCATATCCATACCGGACAGAACTAAGTTTGGAGGCTTTTTACCCGCCATATCTGGACCCACTGTACGTACATCTAAAACCGTCAATCCTGGGAGTGGAGTCGACAGGGAAAACGGTGTCGTACAAGGAGATGTTCACAGTGACATTCGTGTTGACGCTTTACCGTTCAGATTTGGGGATATCGGTGGTGATGATGACGCCGTCGTTTAATACGCACTCAGTGTCCATGAACCAGAGGATGTTGGTGTTGAAGGTGGTGAACGTAGAGAGGCTGTCTGCTTATGGATATAAGGTCAACGCGATTGGGCCCACCAATGTCAATGTGGCCCCACCTGGGTATTATATGCTTTTTCTGGTCAACGCTGGCATTCCTAGCCATGCCGTTTGGGTCAAGCTGCGCTGAATAATAGTGATCCAGTTTGGATGATGCTGCTGCTTAGGACATTAATTACTCGTAGGTTTTCTATTCTTTTTGCTGGTTAGGAGGGGAAAAAAGGAATCGAATAGTGTAGTTGGAATCCCATGTAAACAAGAATGTATGTATTTGTTTGATATTAAGCTGCAAATTTCAATTCCGGTTCTCCACAAAATTTCCTTCGTCCTTTCTTCTGAGCTCAgtttctttatattttttaaagaaCTACATTCCATTGCTGACCTTGATTTTTcatgtcatactgtttcttgtggATGAGAATTAGAGCATCCATTTTGTCGAACACCTTGCAGGACTTTAAAGCCCCAAAACAAGGTACGAGATGATGACGATTTCTTTAAGCAATATGATGAATTTACCTAATTAATAGTATTTGCGCTGCTTAGAGTTCAGGGTTCTGTTTGTCGGCCAGCTAAATTTTATTATGAGGGCTGAGAGCACTTGGGAAAATTACTGTAATTGGTTTCTTTTTGGCGCTACTTTGACTTGATGAAGAAAATTGAGGTAATTTTTTAAGAATTAGTATGACAGGCTTAGATTGTGGTTTAATCTTGCGTTATTTAATAGTTATGGTGGATTTGAATTGCAATCTTTAAACTTATTCACATTCCTTTGTGCTATATGAtgctttgcctttttttttttttttggggggggggtggGGCGCGCGGCGCGGGGTGGTGGTGGGGTTGTCATATTTTCGCGAATCTTTGCTTGTTTGATAGCCAGGTTCTAATCCTTCTTTCTAAAATTTCCTGTATTTGATGGCGCACACTAACTCCTTTACAAGTCCAGGATTGCTAATTTTAGAATTTGTTATCACTCGATGGGAATCACTTGATCAGTTTTCCTTAAACAAAATGAACTAGCTGAAAAACAGTGATTACAGGGTAAAATTACTCTAAACCCTTCCTCTGAAACTGGCACTGCCTTAATCTCCTACTATCTGATACCCCCCATGCATTGGCCGGCAATGAATCCAGCaattcatctcatatacagccaAGGGTCGCTTAGCGCAACCATTTCATCTGGTTTATACAGGGCATTCTGCTATATCGAATACGTAATTTGATTTTGCTAGTTACCTCTTGTTGATCTATATTTGTACCAGTTGGCCCAGACAAGGAAATGCAAGAAATTCACAGCACTTAGCACACACATCAGCCAGTAGAATCGTTCCAGGTGATAGTGATTTATGTTGTTGCCAGACAGCCATGGTCGGTTTGTGGAGTTTCCTGTAATATTGTTTACTATTGATACAATTACTGAACTCAGGAAGTATCCAGTGGCCAAGGAGGCCCAAGAAAGAGACGTTGCTAAGGATCTCATCCCCGTGGGTGCCTCCGTAAAGAAAAATTCCAACAACCCTGCCAAGGTGAAAAGATCTGCTGATCCCAAGAACAAGTACTGGAAAGCAATCCAGAATAATGTGATGGGCAATGGATCAGTCGAGTCTAGCAGCCCTGAATTTGTAGCAACTCTCTTCCTCTTGATTTCGACGAGAGCTGCAACTCCCATTGCTATTATAGAAAGAACTAAACCAATGCCAATTCTTTGTAGATGAGTGATGCCCATTTCAGATTTAGTCACTTTCCTAGCGAATGGAATGATGAAATGGTCGTAAATTGGCGCTAGGACCATGATGAAGACTACAGGGAAAAATGGAAGGGAAGCTGGGGGTATTTTCAAGGAACCAAGCTTGGCGTTCATGGTAGCAGCTTGTTGTACAGAAAATGTGGAGAGTTGAGCTAGACAGCAATTGAGCATGATGGTGCAAGCAAATATAGGTAGGATTTTTATCACGATCTTAACTTCCTCGACTTGCTGTACCGTGCATTCTAGCGCTGAGTGGACTGGCCTTTTCACCACTGCTCTGTTAAGACAGCTGAAGCTTTTTGTTGCAGTTTCAGTACTGGGTGCCATGTCTTTGGAATTTTCCTCTGATTCCTGGCCGCCTTGGGTTGGACTGAAAGGGCTTGCATTCAGGTTTGCTACGGCATTGCTTGGAGTTTTTCTTATGGAAGTGTTAATTGCAGCAGCAATCAAAACCTGTTTAATCAAAAACCATTAAGCGATCAATTacttgaaaagaaaaaataatggaACTTTGTGTAGCAGTTCAACATGGCGGCTAGAAAGGCCATGGGAATCTCTGGCTAGAAACCTTG harbors:
- the LOC110632207 gene encoding aldehyde oxidase GLOX, giving the protein MAIKNLTFLIFPLIFSLLMLCSQHLAHSASVFSTTTGGRWVLLQESIGISAMHIQVLKNNKVIIFDRTDFGASNLSLPDGNCGYIDETVRPKDCTAHSVLYDIASNSFRPLTILTNTWCSSGAVDPNGTLIQAGGDKKGERVIRSFTPCDDNSCDWVEFSAPLLSRRWYASSQILPDGRIIIVGGRRVFTYEFYPKNFKIRDNIFLHFLVKTKDPQEENNLYPFLHLLPDGNLFIFANNRSILLDYTRNKVIKEYPVLPYGARNFPCTGSSVLLPLQLNRGTDMAELPQAEVMICGGSKPGSYVKAYMEHVYDEASRTCGRLKVTDPKPNWSMELMPTPRVMNDMLLLPTGAVIIINGATNGSAGWNDAVNPVFHPFLYLPEENPAQRFVVLNPSNIPRMYHSTAALLPDGRILVGGSNPHPTYNFTAYPYRTELSLEAFYPPYLDPLYVHLKPSILGVESTGKTVSYKEMFTVTFVLTLYRSDLGISVVMMTPSFNTHSVSMNQRMLVLKVVNVERLSAYGYKVNAIGPTNVNVAPPGYYMLFLVNAGIPSHAVWVKLR
- the LOC110632206 gene encoding protein NRT1/ PTR FAMILY 4.6, coding for MEQEQEQQLARWDGYVDWGNRPALRGRHGGMLAASFVLVVEILENLAYLANASNLVMYLSEYMHLSPSRSANNVTNFMGTAFLLALLGGFLSDAFFTTYRIYLISAAIEFLGLVILTVQARSPSLKPPSCNPANPNIPCQEVDGAKAAMLFLGLYLVALGVGGIKGSLPAHGAEQFDESTPKGRKQRSTFFNYFVFCLSCGGLIAVTFVVWIEDNKGWEWGFGISTIAIFLSILVFLAGSATYRNKIPCGSPLTTIFKVLIAAAINTSIRKTPSNAVANLNASPFSPTQGGQESEENSKDMAPSTETATKSFSCLNRAVVKRPVHSALECTVQQVEEVKIVIKILPIFACTIMLNCCLAQLSTFSVQQAATMNAKLGSLKIPPASLPFFPVVFIMVLAPIYDHFIIPFARKVTKSEMGITHLQRIGIGLVLSIIAMGVAALVEIKRKRVATNSGLLDSTDPLPITLFWIAFQYLFLGSADLFTLAGLLEFFFTEAPTGMRSLATSLSWASLATGYFLSSVIVSIVNNITGNSTNRPWLSGNNINHYHLERFYWLMCVLSAVNFLHFLVWANWYKYRSTRGN